A window from Toxoplasma gondii ME49 chromosome IX, whole genome shotgun sequence encodes these proteins:
- the RPS2 gene encoding ribosomal protein RPS2 (encoded by transcript TGME49_305520): MAERGSFGRGFGRGGGRGRGRGRGRGRGGAEDDLKDWVPITKLGRLVRDGKISSIEEIYLFSLPIKEYQIIDHFFQPGNCAAPLKDDVMKIMPVQKQTRAGQRTRFKAFVAVGDSNGHCGLGVKCAKEVATAIRGAIIAAKLSLVPVRRGYWGNKIGEPHTVPMKVSGRCGSVRVRLIPAPRGTHIVGAPTTKKILGFAGIKDCFSNSKGSTKTRGNFMKALFDALSQTYGYLTPELWTPTVYTKSPYQEWSDYLARTTKDSAVSRPLA; encoded by the exons ATGGCAG AACGCGGCAGCTTTGGACGAGGCTTCGGCCGAGGGGGAGGGCGTGGCAGAGGACGCGGCCGTGGAAGAGGCcgaggaggagcagaagacgacttGAAAGACTGGGTGCCTATCACCAAGCTGGGGCGCCTCGTCCGTGATGGAAAAATCTCCTCCATCGAAGAGATCtacctcttctctctgcccatCAAGGAGTACCAG aTCATCGATCACTTCTTCCAGCCTGGGAACTGCGCTGCACCCCTGAAGGATGATGTGATGAAGATCATGCCTGTCCAGAAGCAGACCCGTGCCGGTCAGAGGACTCGTTTCAAGGCCTTCGTCGCCGTTGGTGACTCCAACGGCCACTGCGGCCTTGGCGTCAAGTGCGCTAAGGAGGTTGCTACTGCTATCCGAGGAGCCATCATTGCGGCCAAGCTCAGCCTTGTCCCAGTACG CCGAGGATACTGGGGGAATAAGATCGGTGAGCCGCACACTGTGCCCATGAAGGTTTCGGGCCGATGCGGATCTGTGCGTGTCCGTCTCATCCCCGCCCCCCGTGGCACGCACATTGTCGGCGCTCCGACCACCAAGAAGATTCTGGGTTTCGCCGGCATCAAGGATTGTTTCTCCAACTCGAAAGGATctacgaagacgagaggcaaCTTCATGAAA GCGTTGTTCGATGCTCTTAGCCAGACCTACGGGTACCTGACACCCGAGCTGTGGACTCCGACCGTTTACACGAAGTCTCCGTACCAGGAGTGGTCCGACTACCTGGCTCGCACGACCAAGGACAGTGCTGTGTCGCGACCGCTCGCCTAG
- a CDS encoding hypothetical protein (encoded by transcript TGME49_305530) — protein sequence MNSYPRVDRVFKDSKMWQVIMVACLVVGAESMSMSDTEHNTSSFMKEVSTFSGYLNSFLDMLYPLPDKHHNHKEVSTVQKKLLEDLSDPATTYAVWQAAMELAQEHTDPSSKTQPRRLIPDAIMFLVKAADATESGETAVATKLRNEAAINLHLAMKQMEQLLGLNRPAGDWQALADHGSMLWRRKNNEVAGRAAAMLDDIAGMYDDAGQRLLQIREERGIVGYRMQKLAELQKSIQETQQHRKLMGRAR from the exons ATGAACTCATATCCTCGGGTGGACCGCGTATTCAAAGATTCGAAGATGTGGCAGGTGATTATGGTTGCGTGTCTTGTGGTCGGTGCGGAGAGCATGTCCATGTCTGATACGGAGCATAATACATCTTCGTTCATGAAAGAAGTCTCAACGTTCAGCG GATACCTGAACTCATTCCTGGATATGCTGTATCCACTGCCGGACAAGCACCACAACCACAAAGAGGTCTCGACCGTTCAAAAGAAGCTTCTAGAAGATCTTTCAG ATCCTGCTACCACTTATGCGGTATGGCAGGCTGCCATGGAGCTGGCGCAGGAACACACCGATCCTTCTTCAAAAACCCAACCTCGCAGACTCATTCCAGATGCAATCATGTTTTTG GTGAAAGCGGCTGACGCGA CGGAATCTGGGGAAACAGCAGTCGCTACGAAACTTCGAAATGAGGCAGCGATAAACCTGCACCTAGCAATGAAGCAAATGGA GCAGCTCCTCGGACTCAACAGACCTGCTGGTGATTGGCAAGCTCTAGCGGATCAT GGGTCGATGCTGTGGCGACGCAAGAATAACGAAGTGGCAGGGCGTGCAGCTGCCATGTTGGATGACATTGCGGGAAT GTATGATGACGCGGGGCAGCGCCTGTTGCAAATTAGGGAAGAACGAGGGATCGTCGGATACAGGATGCAAAAGCTAGCAGAGCTACAGAAAAGTATCCAGGAAACACAGCAACACCGGAAATTGATGGGCCGAGCGAGGTAG
- a CDS encoding hypothetical protein (encoded by transcript TGME49_305510), whose protein sequence is MAVAKLDGKTLPALRLALCGEGNAVTTWWAAMLLQSAAFEVVAAWSRDKSESLDIAQALTANGKGTVNAYWEKTGDLSGIGTRPGSAVQRAGAGETGLDALLQRDDVDAFILVLPEDSHTIVLGEIFQKCPRKHVFSANLPSFNPSIMKHLISLYNTVSLGPSQGSETGRRPGVWSACSVFKHEVAVCKLQAILKDLGPIVSGELIATSMMQNVTVTSAGSFGGKRAPRTAAQQRELLSAVCSAYSGLLRHLLGDLDSLSAVRGSSATLCGQMHFQRGANVAVTVDLLSKTNMFSFTIWGIKGFGRLTWDEEKKAFEVQRYLHHYEHPTLHPVTGPTWSVKQWVETIWHTAKREGIKESNPQKPEFMLVDLVTSTAMVDSDGGIVRLCATPQSRPDTNAQSQRVSQSRREDNEVLAAA, encoded by the exons ATGGCAGTTGCGAAGTTGGACGGCAAGACGTTGCCTGCGCTGCGTCTTGCCCTATGTGGTGAAGGCAACGCAG TGACGACTTGGTGGGCGGCAATGCTGCTACAGTCAGCGGCATTTGAGGTGGTTGCTGCGTGGTCCCGTGACAAGAGCGAATCCCTCGATATCGCACAGGCATTGACCGCTAACGGAAAAGGCACGGTGAATGCTTACTGGGAAAAGACCGGCGATTTAAGCGGCATTGGCACGCGACCTGGTTCTGCTGTACAACGAGCTGGGGCAGGAGAGACGGGGCTCGATGCTCTGTTGCAACGCGATGATGTTGATGCATTCATCCTAGTGCTGCCCGAAGACTCGCAT ACCATTGTTCTCGGCGAAATCTTCCAAAAGTGCCCACGAAAGCATGTTTTTTCGGCCAACCTTCCTTCCTTCAATCCGTCTATTATGAAGCATCTAATCTCGCTGTACAATACCGTCTCGTTGGGTCCTAGCCAAGGGTCTGAGACAGGTAGACGACCTGGAGTGTGGAGTGCCTGCAGCGTCTTCAAGCATGAGGTGGCCGTGTGCAAGCTGCAAGCGATTTTGAAGGATCTGGGACCGATTGTTTCCGGAGAGCTCATCGCTACCTCCATGATGCAGAATGTCACTGTTACCAGCGCCGGCAGTTTCGGCGGCAAACGCGCGCCTCGCACAGCAGCACAACAACGAG AGCTGCTGAGTGCTGTCTGTTCAGCATACAGCGGTCTTCTTCGACATCTGTTGGGCGATTTGGATTCCCTATCAGCCGTTCGCGGCTCAAGTG CGACGCTATGCGGCCAAATGCATTTTCAGAGGGGCGCTAACGTAGCTGTGACGGTAGATCTCCTCAGCAAAACGAATATGTTTTCCTTCACCATATGGGGCATTAAAGGCTTTGGCCGTCTGACTTgggacgaagaaaagaaagcgttTGAGGTGCAAAGGTATCTTCATCACTATGAGCATCCTACTCTCCACCCTGTGACTGGACCGACATGGTCAGTTAAG CAATGGGTCGAAACCATCTGGCATACTgcaaaaagagaaggcaTCAAGGAATCGAACCCTCAGAAGCCTGAGTTCATGCTGGTGGACCTGGTGACAAGCACTGCAATGGTGGATTCTGACGGTGGTATTGTCCGGCTGTG CGCAACTCCTCAGAGCCGTCCCGACACCAACGCGCAGAGTCAACGGGTTTCTCAATCGCGTCGCGAGGACAACGAAGTGCTAGCAGCTGCATGA
- a CDS encoding hypothetical protein (encoded by transcript TGME49_305540), producing the protein MEETLNSITSYLRNVPLTSISDPLAVCSTAPALPERENPSRVRAWVTRSDFHGEATPTMGGTFPQNSGKGGEKTASLSRNGSSLSDAIWSFHENLRRQWSQLQILDQPGSGRQSPFEGKSEKSESGKTSSAQSKHIPGPTSPGSAETLPRAVVLSSPTRQAGFLSSTSCASALPAAGDADFSLHDDDSVPGSPVSPVRHSASGFASRKFARCLAAAAPGEDRVAVSDLHYPAPRDFPGRVESRQSSQAKPVSSDTAKSPGGATRTLAEAYMHLRVENRTMWMSLHTLRVVVALQLALSVLGFLLNSWPPGFSAQDAPFRSAVFWLHVAAYMYTGWCLYTLRGSPVESWEAQQARETVERLRQNVSLSPQVAAGSLEGAGKAVRLAEMPVRDDLRTETGMRDECPRRRSRSSHARLDRERIPPPADAEPPPVETWPQRPVFLRATEEAWIVEKVTEIARRKAKTKESSRSGTRRKLPIVRYPRAPMMFMTKQLEDPKTGIHWFENPFFRGVAVIRLAPVGGSPGGEVYTDSKKRYLQACFQGQFLQPHRVGEVLTGQVFSRRLKSLPPRWMVNMGMKVVKQLTDTLKEDISSNEPYFLTPALCVAQTVHVAHASRRPRRLSSAVAEDQNGMEERRDNLISDDLDDENFYIPPPDPTNPMIQEDTRLLGGPFSCGGISSDKRKRLMGDRKLLKELVFSPDYIYTFDFFQNIFYPSSYEFDLGVMRLDLAPYLNRQPIELMALVDDSFIRDGTPSSSTVSSDKGGVSSSCGDGKSRSREVGGEGGAEDNATGSQGFEDEDVSKWKPPPGSWKFLWRYQMWHEKLLSN; encoded by the exons ATGGAAGAAACACTGAACAGCATCACGTCGTATCTGCGGAATGTTCCTTTGACTTCGATCTCAGATCCCCTGGCTGTTTGTTCGACGGCGCCTGCGCTGCCGGAGCGGGAAAACCCCTCGCGTGTCCGTGCCTGGGTCACCAGGAGCGACTTTCACGGCGAAGCAACTCCGACGATGGGAGGAACTTTTCCGCAGAATTCCGGGAAGGGAGGTGAGAAgactgcctctctgtctagAAACGGCTCGTCGCTTTCAGATGCCATCTGGTCTTTCCATGAGAATCTGCGTCGACAATGGTCTCAGCTGCAGATTCTGGACCAGCCGGGGTCTGGGCGACAGAGTCCCTTCGAAGGGAAATCGGAGAAATCCGAGTCAGGGAAAACGAGCAGCGCACAGTCGAAGCACATTCCAGGTCCGACGTCGCCGGGATCTGCAGAAACGTTGCCGCGCGCCGTCGTTCTCTCATCTCCTACACGCCAAGCCGGATTCCTCAGCTCAACTTCCTGCGCGTCTGCGTTGCCTGCCGCTGGAGACGCG gatttctctctccacgatGACGACTCTGTTCCCGGGTCACCCGTTTCGCCTGTCAGACACAGCGCGTCTGGATTCGCTTCGCGGAAGTTCGCCCGATGCCtggcagcagctgcgcctGGCGAGGATCGAGTGGCCGTCTCCGACTTACACTACCCAGCGCCTAGAGATTTCCCCGGGAGGGTGGAGAGTCGTCAGAGTTCTCAGGCGAAGCCTGTTTCATCGGACACGGCTAAAAGTCCCGGGGGTGCGACTCGAACGCTCGCTGAGGCGTACATGCACTTGCGGGTGGAAAACCGGACGATGTGGATGTCGCTGCACACATTGCGCGTCGTCGTGGCTCTCCAGCTGGCGCTGTCTGTCTTGGGATTTTTGCTGAACTCCTGGCCTCCGGGGTTCTCCGCCCAAGACGCCCCTTTCCGCTCTGCGGTCTTCTGGCTGCACGTGGCGGCCTACATGTATACCGGctggtgtctgtacaccctgCGCGGCTCACCCGTGGAGAGCTGGGAGGCGCAGCAGGCGCGGGAGACGGTGGAGCGTCTCCGGCAAAATGTTTCCCTCTCGCCACAGGTCGCCGCAGGCAGTCTGGAAGGAGCGGGGAAGGCAGTTCGGCTGGCGGAAATGCCAGTTCGGGACGATCTGCGGACCGAGACAGGCATGCGGGACGAGTGCCccagacggagaagccgtTCGTCGCATGCGCGTCTGGACCGCGAGAGAATCCCACCGCCCGCGGACGCGGAGCCACCCCCCGTAGAAACTTGGCCGCAGCGACCCGTGTTCTTGAGAGCTACGGAAGAGGCCTGGATTGTCGAGAAAGTCACTGAAATCGCACGACGCAAAGCGAAAACCAAGGAGTCTTCCCGG AGTGGTACTCGCCGCAAGCTTCCGATTGTCCGCTATCCTCGCGCGCCGATGATGTTCATGACGAAGCAGTTGGAGGATCCGAAGACCG GGATCCACTGGTTCGAGAACCCCTTTTTCCGCGGCGT TGCCGTCATTCGCCTGGCTCCCGTGGGAGGGTCACCGGGTGGAGAAGTCTACACGGACTCGAAGAAACGGTATTTGCAGGCGTGTTTTCAG GGCCAGTTTTTGCAGCCTCATCGAGTCGGCGAAGTTCTCACAG GTCAGGTGTTCTCTCGTCGGCTCAAGTCCCTCCCCCCCCGATGGATGGTTAACATGGGCATGAAAGTCGTGAAGCAGCTGACCGACACTCTCAAG gAGGACATCTCGTCGAACGAACCGTACTTCCTCACGCCGGCACTGTGTGTGGCGCAAACCGTGCACGTGGCGCATGCATCTAGGAG ACCCCGTCGGCTTTCTAGCGCGGTAGCAGAAGATCAAAACGGCATGGAAGAGCGCCGTGACAACCTCATTTCTGATGATTTGGACGATGAAAATTTCTACATACCGCCCCCCGACCCCACGAATCCCATGATTCAAGAGGACACGCGGCTGCTTGGTGGACCCTTCTCCTGCGGGGGCATATCGTCGGACAAACGAAAGCGGCTGATGGGGGATAGAAAGCTTTTGAAGGAGCTGGTATTTTCTCCGGATTATATCTACACGTTCGATTTCTTTCAG AACATCTTCTATCCGTCTTCGTACGAGTTCGACCTTGGTGTCATGCGACTTGATCTGGCGCCTTACCTGAACCGCCAACCCATCGAGTTAATGGCTCTTGTAGACGATTCGTTTATCCGAGATGGAACGCCATCGTCGAgcactgtctcctcggacAAAGGTGGCGTTTCCTCGTCCTGTGGGGACGGGAAGTCGAGGTCGAGGGAAGTGGGTGGCGAGGGGGGAGCAGAAGACAACGCGACTGGTTCGCAAGGCttcgaagacgaagatgtGTCTAAATGGAAGCCGCCACCAGGTTCTTGGAAATTCTTGTGGAGGTACCAGATGTGGCATGAAAAACTGTTATCTAACTGA
- a CDS encoding hypothetical protein (encoded by transcript TGME49_305498) → MCFAAIVYLRSGINRCGAFAWARRPKESRAPANFVFFTLEAQGVSQDTLAQCHLLYWTESNSPDEPCRFGCSWGQPVHQGINILRGVGTSTAYYVSVECPSTEVWAVPAALHPHYFTSFPETLSAPQWLRGRSAGHFVVKEFTGHARPVVSKPWTRAEQPKSFLAKVARKPTIRYYFFEATSFPYGQAEVNLVEPQRWSFLVLLCTTVYVGAVEICLILYYLQLQATATLVQQADVMLRVARERVIARTTFCFQDKET, encoded by the exons ATGTGTTTCGCGGCAATCGTGTATCTGCGATCAGGCATAAATCGATGTGGAGCCTTCGCTTGGGCACGTCGACCAAAAGAGTCACGCGCACCCGCGAattttgttttcttcaccCTGGAAGCCCAAGGTGTCTCCCAAGATACGCTTGCCCAGTGTCACCTCCTTTACTGGACAGAGAGCAACTCTCCTGACGAACCGTGTCGGTTCGGCTGTTCTTGGGGACAACCTGTGCACCAGGGTATCAATATTTTGCGAG GAGTGGGGACATCCACCGCCTACTATGTATCAGTCGAATGTCCGAGCACGGAGGTGTGGGCTGTTCCTGCCGCCCTCCATCCTCACTATTTCACTTCTTTCCCAGAAACGCTCAGTGCACCCCAATGGCTGAGGGGTAGGAGCGCTGGCCATTTCGTGGTTAAAGAGTTTACCGGCCATGCCAGACCAGTGGTGTCAAAACCATGGACCCGCGCAGAACA GCCAAAATCATTTTTGGCGAAGGTCGCTCGCAAACCGACAATACGTTACTATTTTTTTGAGGCTACATCTTTTCCGTATGGGCAGGCTGAGGTGAACTTAGTGGAACCACAACGATGGTCATTCCTAGTACTCTTGTGTACCACTGTGTATGTCGGCGCCGTGGAAATATGTCTGATACTTTACTACCTACAGTTGCAAGCTACCGCTACTTTAGTTCAACAAGCAGACGTAATGCTGAGGGTGGCAAGAGAACGTGTTATTGCCAGGACAACTTTTTGCTTTCAAGACAAGGAAACGTAA